From Candidatus Alcyoniella australis, a single genomic window includes:
- the mnmA gene encoding tRNA 2-thiouridine(34) synthase MnmA: protein MNNPGLTKALIAMSGGVDSAVAAALLASQGIEVVGLTLLLFDPGAEQCARAAAEQARLLGMAHETYDARSLFREQVRMPFAEAYIAGRTPNPCVWCNPRVKFAALIQRADELGINLIATGHYARIDSAGRLLRAVDPDKDQSYFLYAVDPDWLPRLRLPLGAMSKVEVRALAAQFGVDRLARPESQEICFAQGDPYHRQVLNAEEARPGLIKNSQGTVLGEHRGVHLFTVGQRRGIGVAADQPLYVIQIRPQSAEVLVGPREELDCRGLRTDQPRMLREVEPGAQALVKLRSRHNGTAARIFPDERGCEVRFDEPTQGVAPGQAAVFYDPSGEIVLGGGTIVESIR, encoded by the coding sequence ATGAATAATCCGGGCTTGACCAAAGCCCTGATCGCAATGAGCGGCGGTGTTGACTCCGCGGTCGCCGCGGCATTGCTCGCATCCCAGGGAATCGAGGTCGTCGGACTTACGCTGTTGCTGTTCGATCCGGGTGCCGAGCAGTGCGCCCGGGCTGCGGCCGAGCAGGCGCGGCTGCTGGGCATGGCCCACGAGACCTACGATGCGCGCTCGCTGTTTCGCGAGCAGGTGCGTATGCCATTCGCCGAGGCCTACATCGCGGGCCGTACGCCCAACCCCTGCGTGTGGTGCAATCCACGAGTCAAATTCGCGGCGCTGATCCAGCGCGCGGACGAGCTGGGCATTAATTTGATCGCCACCGGGCACTACGCGCGGATCGACAGCGCCGGACGGCTGCTGCGCGCAGTGGACCCGGACAAGGACCAATCGTACTTCCTCTACGCCGTCGACCCGGACTGGCTGCCCAGGCTGCGGCTGCCGTTGGGCGCGATGAGCAAGGTCGAGGTACGCGCCCTTGCCGCGCAATTCGGCGTGGATCGTTTGGCGCGGCCCGAGAGCCAGGAGATCTGCTTTGCCCAAGGCGATCCGTATCATCGGCAGGTGCTCAACGCTGAAGAAGCGCGACCGGGTCTGATTAAAAATTCGCAGGGCACGGTGCTGGGCGAACATCGCGGCGTACACCTGTTCACCGTGGGTCAACGCCGCGGCATCGGCGTGGCCGCCGACCAACCGCTGTACGTAATCCAGATCCGGCCCCAGAGCGCCGAAGTGCTTGTCGGGCCGCGCGAGGAACTCGACTGCCGCGGTCTGCGCACGGATCAACCGCGAATGCTGCGCGAGGTCGAACCCGGCGCGCAGGCCCTGGTCAAGCTGCGCTCGCGCCACAACGGGACTGCGGCGCGCATCTTCCCTGACGAGCGCGGCTGCGAGGTGCGCTTTGACGAGCCGACCCAGGGCGTGGCCCCGGGCCAGGCCGCGGTGTTCTACGATCCCAGCGGCGAGATCGTGCTCGGCGGCGGCACGATCGTCGAATCGATCCGTTGA